A portion of the Chondrinema litorale genome contains these proteins:
- a CDS encoding DUF6089 family protein, with product MEKRNLYKQLLILGLLNIIFIGNGIAQKYEIGFGVGAINYKGDVAPVVKMQNTRPGGNIFFRINFSEAVSLRNGLMLGAISGSDEYQNDPFLQQRNFGFKSLLTELNSVIEYNFFDFRKDIRRQSYTPYIFAGLGISANFLTETTGNAPPPNSSVIHAVIPFGVGIKKALNDKFTIAAEFSTSKTFSDNTDLIVDNDSGPRITRVSRTDLDSYYYLNFTLSYRFISLLCPEHLNVK from the coding sequence TTGGAAAAGAGAAACTTATACAAGCAACTGCTTATACTTGGTTTATTAAACATAATATTTATTGGGAATGGTATAGCCCAAAAATATGAGATAGGTTTTGGTGTAGGAGCTATTAACTATAAGGGAGATGTTGCTCCTGTAGTAAAAATGCAAAATACTCGGCCAGGAGGTAATATTTTTTTTAGAATTAATTTTAGTGAAGCAGTTAGTTTAAGGAATGGTTTAATGCTCGGAGCTATCTCTGGTAGTGATGAATATCAAAACGATCCATTTTTACAACAAAGAAACTTTGGATTTAAAAGTTTACTTACTGAACTTAACAGTGTAATTGAATATAATTTCTTTGATTTTAGAAAAGATATTAGAAGACAAAGTTACACACCTTATATTTTTGCTGGCTTAGGTATTTCAGCTAATTTTCTCACCGAAACAACTGGAAATGCTCCACCTCCCAATTCAAGTGTTATCCATGCAGTTATACCATTTGGAGTTGGAATTAAAAAAGCTTTAAATGATAAATTCACAATTGCTGCCGAGTTCTCAACAAGTAAAACCTTTTCAGATAATACGGATCTCATAGTAGATAATGATTCTGGACCTAGAATTACTAGAGTCTCAAGAACTGATTTGGATTCATACTATTATCTTAATTTTACATTATCATATCGATTTATAAGCCTGCTATGCCCTGAGCATTTAAATGTCAAATAG
- a CDS encoding peptidylprolyl isomerase, protein MKKVFVISILTLLLFPILSSNAFSAKPPKKSYVAKVYTKFGTIHLLLYDETPLHRDNFVKLINEQFYDSTTFHRVLIDFMIQGGDPNSKLDAEGKIGTGGPGYTIDAEIVDNYKHNRGKLAAARLGDKVNPDKKSSGSQFYIVQSDKGAHHLDGGYTIFGTVLKGLNVVDEIAEQQVDGIGKPKNDIRMSITVSKIKRKKITKIYDFAFD, encoded by the coding sequence ATGAAAAAAGTTTTCGTAATCTCTATTTTAACATTACTATTATTCCCTATCCTTTCAAGTAATGCATTTTCGGCTAAACCTCCTAAAAAAAGCTATGTAGCAAAAGTTTATACAAAATTTGGCACTATCCACTTGCTTTTATATGATGAAACTCCTTTACATAGAGATAATTTTGTGAAATTAATTAATGAACAATTTTATGATTCAACTACCTTTCATAGAGTTTTAATTGACTTTATGATTCAGGGAGGAGATCCTAATTCAAAATTAGATGCTGAAGGAAAAATTGGTACTGGTGGCCCAGGCTATACCATTGATGCAGAGATAGTTGATAACTATAAGCACAATAGAGGTAAGCTTGCAGCAGCAAGATTAGGTGATAAAGTTAATCCTGATAAAAAGTCTAGTGGAAGTCAATTCTATATCGTACAAAGCGACAAAGGCGCACATCATTTAGATGGAGGTTATACCATATTTGGAACCGTTTTAAAAGGGTTAAATGTAGTAGACGAAATTGCAGAACAACAAGTCGACGGTATAGGAAAACCTAAAAATGATATAAGAATGTCTATCACCGTTTCTAAAATAAAAAGAAAGAAGATTACAAAAATTTACGACTTTGCTTTTGATTAA
- the trmB gene encoding tRNA (guanosine(46)-N7)-methyltransferase TrmB produces the protein MARQKKKRFEEIVERDIVIEPGKDVYREIKGKWREKVFKNNNGITLEIACGRGEYTTGLAAEFPNRNFIGIDVKGDRIWYGSSVAEENGLDNVAFLRTKVHDLELFFEENEVEEIWIVHPDPRPKTRDAKRRLTSQRFLDIYKSISKENALIRFKTDNYSLFEYSLEVIKRNGIKDLEYTFDLDQSSLKEDHFGIETRYEKIFKEKGCLINYLKFRFDNA, from the coding sequence ATGGCAAGACAAAAGAAGAAAAGATTTGAGGAGATTGTTGAAAGAGACATTGTAATTGAGCCTGGAAAAGACGTATATAGAGAGATAAAAGGAAAGTGGAGAGAAAAGGTTTTTAAGAATAATAATGGCATTACACTCGAAATTGCTTGTGGCAGAGGAGAATATACAACTGGACTTGCAGCAGAATTTCCCAATAGAAATTTTATCGGTATAGATGTTAAAGGAGATAGAATTTGGTATGGTTCAAGTGTAGCGGAGGAAAATGGTCTCGATAATGTGGCTTTCCTTAGAACCAAGGTGCATGACTTGGAATTGTTTTTTGAAGAAAACGAAGTAGAAGAAATTTGGATAGTACATCCTGATCCAAGGCCTAAAACCAGAGATGCGAAGAGAAGGTTAACAAGTCAACGTTTTTTAGATATTTATAAATCTATATCCAAAGAAAATGCGTTAATTAGGTTTAAAACTGATAATTATTCACTTTTTGAATATTCTTTAGAAGTTATAAAAAGAAATGGGATAAAAGACTTAGAATATACTTTTGATTTAGATCAATCATCTTTAAAAGAAGATCACTTTGGCATTGAAACCAGATATGAAAAAATTTTTAAAGAGAAAGGCTGTCTAATTAATTACTTGAAATTTAGGTTTGACAATGCATAA
- a CDS encoding VanZ family protein yields the protein MIKNYMPAFFWLILIIYLLFFFEPSGNGGHIPHFDKVVHGVLFGTLSFLLSFAFYRDFRFQKRKNIFIVLFSIILFLAIITELIQYFFVPRRTGDLIDTMADLTGAFLGYNFYLFIIKKSSLSVKKYLLSN from the coding sequence ATGATAAAAAATTATATGCCAGCATTTTTTTGGCTCATTTTAATAATCTATTTATTGTTCTTCTTTGAGCCATCTGGTAATGGTGGACATATTCCTCATTTTGATAAAGTTGTTCATGGAGTTTTATTTGGTACATTAAGCTTTTTGTTGAGTTTTGCTTTTTATAGGGATTTTCGTTTTCAAAAAAGGAAAAATATTTTCATTGTTTTATTCTCAATTATTTTGTTTTTAGCCATTATTACAGAGCTCATTCAGTATTTCTTTGTACCAAGAAGAACTGGAGATTTAATAGATACAATGGCAGATTTAACAGGTGCTTTTCTAGGTTATAATTTTTATTTGTTTATCATCAAAAAATCGTCTTTATCCGTAAAAAAATACCTGTTAAGTAATTGA
- a CDS encoding co-chaperone GroES, producing MNINKNSLDKLIIVGDRVLIKPKSHKDQTKSGLFLPPGVQEKEKIQSGYILKVGPGYPLPLPGENYDEPWKPVDEKIKYIPLQVQEGDLAIFLQKSAFEVMYNNERYFIVPQHSILMIERDEELFN from the coding sequence ATGAACATCAATAAAAACAGCTTGGATAAACTTATAATCGTAGGAGATAGAGTTCTTATAAAACCAAAATCACATAAAGACCAAACCAAAAGTGGACTTTTCTTACCTCCAGGAGTTCAAGAAAAAGAAAAGATACAATCTGGTTATATACTAAAAGTAGGACCAGGTTATCCTTTGCCATTACCGGGTGAGAATTATGATGAACCATGGAAACCTGTTGATGAAAAAATAAAATACATACCACTTCAAGTACAAGAAGGTGATCTAGCTATTTTTTTACAAAAAAGTGCATTTGAGGTTATGTATAATAACGAACGATACTTTATTGTACCTCAACATTCTATTCTAATGATTGAGAGAGATGAAGAACTTTTTAATTGA
- a CDS encoding DUF6089 family protein has product MKFSVYPLLVLVFLLAFSELSFGQRGRYSGKFTKKKRYWSVGLSTNTINYFGDIVPKNTLTSFDIEFTRPQIGLFVQRRIFPSVTIRLNAAWGRIAGSDYASADPEDEETGGYYRYRRNLHFRNTLYELSSVVIYDLIKNPSLSYRRPEKPIPYILAGLGIFYHNPQAMRPEGFSGTEWVDLRPLKTENQLTPYSPIGLAIPVGLGVRYRVSRKVDVAFEMGYRFTFTDYLDDVSGNYVDPAEFRDDLARALHDRSAETTDMYTGGTRDAEVLGEVVDYVSPIDGKTYRSINGFGMPNNYRGSPDKDVYLVTGFQVSYIFSTTRTPKFR; this is encoded by the coding sequence ATGAAGTTTTCGGTTTACCCATTGCTGGTATTAGTATTCTTGCTGGCTTTTTCTGAACTATCTTTTGGCCAACGAGGAAGATACAGTGGTAAGTTTACAAAAAAGAAGAGATACTGGAGTGTCGGATTATCAACAAATACTATAAATTATTTTGGTGATATAGTACCTAAGAACACGCTCACCAGTTTTGATATTGAATTTACTCGCCCTCAAATAGGATTATTTGTACAAAGAAGAATATTTCCGAGTGTCACAATTAGGTTAAATGCGGCATGGGGAAGAATTGCTGGTAGTGACTACGCCAGCGCAGACCCTGAAGACGAGGAGACTGGAGGGTATTACAGATATAGAAGAAATCTACATTTTAGAAATACTCTATATGAATTATCTTCTGTAGTTATTTATGACTTGATAAAAAATCCAAGTTTATCATACAGAAGGCCAGAAAAACCAATCCCATATATTTTAGCAGGTTTAGGTATATTTTATCATAACCCACAAGCAATGCGTCCAGAAGGGTTTTCAGGTACAGAATGGGTTGATCTTAGACCTTTAAAGACTGAAAATCAGTTAACGCCATATTCTCCAATTGGTTTAGCAATTCCTGTTGGTTTAGGGGTTAGATACAGAGTTTCGAGAAAAGTGGATGTAGCTTTTGAAATGGGGTACAGGTTTACTTTTACAGATTATTTAGATGATGTAAGCGGTAATTATGTGGATCCAGCCGAGTTCAGAGATGATCTGGCAAGAGCTTTGCACGATAGATCTGCGGAAACAACAGATATGTATACTGGAGGAACTCGTGATGCAGAAGTTTTAGGCGAGGTAGTCGATTATGTAAGTCCTATTGATGGTAAAACTTATAGATCAATAAATGGCTTTGGGATGCCAAATAATTATAGAGGCTCTCCTGATAAAGATGTATATTTAGTGACAGGTTTTCAAGTATCTTATATTTTTTCAACAACCAGAACCCCAAAGTTTAGATAA
- a CDS encoding WbqC family protein, which translates to MHKKINEILIDLHYFPCIDYFTLINSCDELILEAEEHFIKQSYRNRTYILTSNKIDRLTVPIVHKDKKLPIEQLGIDYTQKWQDRHWRAIKTAYARAPFFEYYGYLFENLIFASHEYLWQLNKEILTLCLKILNIDIKIRQTDKYIHDYSGEKGGLLDLRSKILPNRNSGIIHAKTYNQLFASTFIKNLSVLDLLFNEGPNAVQVLNENKILFEDLESK; encoded by the coding sequence ATGCATAAAAAAATAAATGAAATTTTAATAGACCTTCATTATTTCCCGTGTATTGATTATTTTACATTGATAAATAGTTGTGATGAACTTATATTGGAGGCAGAGGAGCACTTTATAAAACAAAGTTATCGTAACAGAACTTATATACTTACTTCAAATAAAATAGATAGATTAACTGTCCCAATTGTTCATAAAGATAAAAAGCTCCCTATAGAGCAATTAGGAATAGATTATACGCAGAAATGGCAAGATCGCCATTGGCGAGCAATAAAAACTGCATATGCAAGAGCACCTTTTTTTGAATATTATGGTTATCTCTTTGAAAATTTAATTTTTGCAAGCCACGAGTATCTATGGCAATTAAATAAAGAAATACTGACACTATGTCTTAAAATATTAAATATTGATATTAAAATTAGACAAACTGACAAGTATATTCATGATTATAGTGGCGAAAAAGGAGGTTTACTCGATTTAAGGTCTAAAATACTGCCAAATAGAAATAGTGGTATCATTCATGCAAAAACGTATAATCAGCTATTTGCTTCAACGTTTATTAAAAACTTAAGTGTTTTAGATCTGTTATTTAACGAAGGACCCAATGCAGTACAAGTTTTAAATGAAAATAAAATCCTATTCGAGGATTTAGAGTCAAAATGA
- a CDS encoding LysM peptidoglycan-binding domain-containing protein, with amino-acid sequence METIRKLSYTLLFIGAIIFSVDFASANPKEYTSVVFPQITEVSVRAFGNDTVIFVHSNNIPAFIARPDQDLMVILDYMQLTPFQFSEFNDLETARSENLKTGAVYYLRKKNNKALVDQHIAKPGETMWDISQMYGVKLDKILVYNRIGNAEQMVVGQVLNLRKKKKNLPLQVYPEYQSESEGDPWKDLKKTYLNINEITPSKKVAAFEETSIETSSQNQSIYIASKNENIFDVSRKNDVTVLDIIKWNNLGKSYQLDEGSRVYVKNPIGRQEASPQNIFLESTQESDHQALITSNNTLIPSTNYQINSYLDEANKTRINYSAPLSEILNPSMINTLNHKVNKGEYVYKLSRVYEVVPEDIMEWNSLTGKAWLYENDSVLIKKVSGYEVNPRIHTVRKGETLYSITGKYGTTIKDITRWNQLTDYTIYPGQDLIVSVKGFDPDKSVKDTAQIVVDSTSQNIKLDSLLDKPKILKDPINSNNESVNSENLVKASNTSDGMYHKVEKDETIYQISAKYNQSVSSLRSWNNIPYGTKLKEGQKIIVKKQLNDDLD; translated from the coding sequence ATGGAAACTATACGAAAATTATCTTATACTCTCCTTTTTATAGGAGCTATTATTTTTTCTGTAGACTTCGCCTCTGCAAACCCAAAAGAATATACTTCAGTTGTATTTCCACAAATTACAGAAGTGTCTGTAAGGGCATTTGGGAATGACACTGTTATTTTTGTCCATTCCAATAATATCCCTGCCTTTATTGCACGACCAGATCAAGATTTAATGGTGATTCTTGATTACATGCAATTGACTCCATTTCAATTTTCAGAATTTAATGATTTAGAAACTGCTCGTTCAGAAAATTTAAAAACAGGAGCGGTTTATTATCTAAGAAAAAAAAATAATAAAGCTTTAGTAGATCAACATATTGCTAAACCTGGAGAAACTATGTGGGACATCTCACAGATGTATGGTGTTAAATTGGATAAAATTTTAGTCTACAATAGGATAGGTAATGCTGAACAAATGGTTGTTGGGCAGGTATTGAATTTAAGAAAAAAGAAAAAAAACTTGCCTTTACAAGTTTATCCAGAGTATCAGAGTGAAAGCGAGGGAGATCCATGGAAAGACTTGAAGAAGACTTACTTAAATATTAATGAGATAACACCTTCTAAAAAGGTAGCTGCTTTTGAAGAAACATCAATTGAAACTTCTTCTCAAAATCAGAGCATATATATCGCCTCAAAAAATGAAAATATATTTGATGTATCAAGGAAAAATGATGTAACCGTACTTGATATCATAAAATGGAACAATTTAGGTAAAAGTTATCAACTTGATGAAGGTTCAAGAGTTTATGTTAAAAATCCGATTGGTAGACAAGAAGCTTCTCCTCAAAATATATTTTTAGAAAGTACTCAGGAATCAGATCACCAAGCATTGATAACATCAAACAATACCCTGATACCAAGTACAAATTATCAAATTAATTCTTATCTAGATGAAGCTAATAAGACAAGAATCAATTATTCTGCTCCACTTTCAGAAATATTAAATCCATCAATGATTAATACATTGAATCATAAAGTAAATAAGGGCGAGTATGTATATAAGTTAAGTCGTGTGTACGAAGTTGTTCCTGAAGATATTATGGAATGGAATAGTTTAACTGGTAAAGCTTGGCTTTATGAAAATGATAGTGTATTAATTAAGAAAGTTTCTGGTTATGAAGTTAATCCACGAATACATACAGTAAGAAAAGGAGAGACATTATACAGCATAACTGGCAAGTATGGAACTACAATAAAAGACATAACTAGGTGGAATCAACTAACAGATTACACTATATATCCTGGGCAGGATTTGATCGTAAGTGTTAAAGGTTTTGACCCTGACAAGTCAGTTAAAGATACAGCTCAAATTGTAGTTGATTCAACTTCTCAGAATATCAAACTAGATAGTTTACTAGATAAACCTAAGATATTAAAAGATCCAATTAATAGTAATAATGAGAGTGTAAATTCTGAGAACCTTGTAAAAGCTTCAAACACAAGTGATGGCATGTATCACAAAGTGGAAAAGGATGAAACTATCTATCAAATATCCGCAAAATATAATCAATCTGTCTCATCTTTAAGAAGCTGGAATAATATACCATATGGAACGAAACTTAAAGAAGGTCAAAAAATTATTGTGAAAAAACAATTAAATGATGATCTTGATTGA
- a CDS encoding ATP-dependent Clp protease ATP-binding subunit produces the protein MEAKFSNRVKEVISLSREEALRLGHDYIGTEHLLLGMIREGEGIAVALLKKLGISLDELRTTIEQATRGTASHNVKNLANIPLTRQSEKVLKITYLEAKIFKAQLIGTEHLLLSILRDEDNLATQILHKFDVTYEVIKELLEYHTDNPISASSDTDDGDEEGSSSRMFGGGSSGRESSRSSEKSKTPVLDNFGRDLTKYAEEDKLDPIVGRENEIERVAQILSRRKKNNPILIGEPGVGKTAIAEGLALRIVQKKVSRVLFNKRVVTLDLASLVAGTKYRGQFEERMKAVMNELEKAPEVILFIDEIHTIVGAGGASGSLDASNMFKPALARGDIQCIGATTLDEYRQYIEKDGALARRFQMVMVDATSPEETIEILNNIKGKYEDHHHVDYSEEAIKACVKLSDRYISDRFLPDKAIDVLDEAGARVHINNIHVPDDIVKLEEQIEDIKKEKNKVVQNQRYEEAAKLRDKEKKLIDQLENAKIRWEQETNEKTYPVTEENVAEVIAMMTGIPVNRLAQKESQKLLNMGAELKSRVIGQDEAIDKLVRSIQRTRVGLKDPQKPIGSFIFLGPTGVGKTELAKVLSSHLFDKDDSLVRIDMSEYMEKFSVSRLVGAPPGYVGYEEGGQLTEKIRRKPYSVVLLDEIEKAHPDVFNILLQVLDDGILTDGLGRRVDFRNTIIIMTSNIGVRDLKDFGTGIGFNTKTKLGSQDEMMKSTIQNALKKAFSPEFLNRLDDVIVFNSLEREHIHKIIDITLMKLFSRLNVLGYEIELTTPAKDFLSDKGYDPQYGARPLNRAIQKYLEDPIAEELLKNEISEGDTIIADYDGESAVLNLTLKKANKAETE, from the coding sequence ATGGAAGCTAAATTTTCTAACAGAGTAAAAGAAGTAATATCATTAAGTCGTGAAGAAGCCTTGAGGTTAGGGCATGACTATATCGGTACTGAACATCTTTTACTGGGAATGATAAGAGAAGGAGAAGGGATAGCTGTAGCTTTACTTAAAAAGCTGGGTATTTCTTTAGACGAATTAAGAACTACTATAGAACAGGCTACTAGAGGAACAGCTAGTCATAATGTAAAGAACCTTGCTAATATTCCTCTAACAAGGCAGTCTGAAAAGGTACTTAAAATTACCTATCTCGAAGCTAAAATTTTTAAAGCTCAATTAATTGGAACAGAACATTTATTACTATCAATATTGAGGGATGAAGATAATCTAGCAACTCAAATACTACATAAGTTTGATGTAACCTATGAAGTAATTAAAGAATTGCTCGAATATCATACAGACAATCCAATATCAGCATCTTCTGATACTGACGATGGTGATGAAGAAGGTTCTTCTTCAAGAATGTTTGGTGGAGGTTCATCAGGCAGAGAATCATCAAGATCAAGTGAAAAATCTAAAACACCTGTACTTGATAATTTCGGTCGTGATCTCACTAAATATGCAGAAGAAGATAAGCTTGATCCGATTGTTGGTAGAGAAAATGAGATCGAACGTGTTGCTCAAATCCTGAGCCGTCGTAAGAAAAACAACCCAATTCTAATTGGTGAGCCAGGTGTTGGTAAAACAGCCATCGCTGAAGGATTAGCCCTAAGAATTGTCCAGAAGAAGGTATCGAGAGTACTTTTTAATAAAAGAGTAGTAACACTTGATTTAGCATCTCTTGTTGCAGGTACTAAATACAGAGGTCAGTTTGAAGAGAGAATGAAGGCGGTAATGAATGAACTAGAAAAAGCCCCTGAAGTAATTCTCTTTATTGATGAAATACACACAATTGTTGGTGCAGGTGGAGCTTCGGGTTCGCTAGATGCATCAAATATGTTCAAACCAGCTCTTGCCAGAGGAGATATACAATGTATTGGTGCAACTACACTTGATGAGTATCGCCAGTATATTGAGAAAGATGGTGCCTTAGCTCGTCGTTTCCAAATGGTAATGGTTGATGCGACCTCTCCTGAAGAAACAATTGAGATTCTTAATAACATCAAAGGAAAATACGAAGATCACCACCATGTAGATTATAGCGAAGAAGCTATTAAAGCATGTGTGAAATTATCTGATAGATATATAAGTGATCGTTTCTTGCCAGATAAGGCTATTGATGTATTAGATGAAGCTGGTGCAAGAGTACATATAAACAATATTCATGTTCCAGACGATATTGTGAAGTTGGAAGAGCAGATTGAAGACATCAAGAAAGAAAAGAATAAAGTAGTACAAAACCAACGATACGAAGAAGCAGCTAAGTTGAGAGATAAGGAGAAAAAGCTTATTGATCAATTAGAAAATGCGAAAATTCGTTGGGAACAAGAAACCAATGAAAAAACTTATCCTGTAACTGAAGAAAATGTTGCTGAAGTAATAGCAATGATGACTGGCATTCCTGTAAACAGATTGGCACAAAAAGAAAGTCAGAAGTTACTGAATATGGGAGCTGAGTTAAAATCAAGAGTTATTGGACAAGATGAAGCAATTGATAAACTAGTTCGCTCAATCCAAAGAACTAGAGTTGGATTGAAAGATCCTCAAAAACCAATTGGTTCATTTATATTCCTTGGTCCTACAGGTGTTGGTAAAACAGAACTTGCAAAAGTATTATCTTCACATCTATTCGATAAAGATGATTCTTTAGTTAGAATAGATATGAGTGAATATATGGAGAAATTCTCTGTATCTAGATTAGTTGGAGCACCTCCAGGATACGTAGGTTATGAAGAAGGTGGCCAACTAACAGAAAAAATTAGAAGGAAACCATATAGTGTAGTATTACTTGATGAAATTGAGAAAGCTCACCCTGATGTATTTAATATATTACTTCAGGTATTAGATGATGGAATTTTAACTGATGGTTTAGGTAGAAGGGTAGACTTTAGAAACACCATCATTATTATGACTTCTAATATTGGAGTGCGTGACCTAAAAGATTTTGGAACTGGTATTGGTTTTAATACTAAAACAAAATTAGGAAGCCAGGATGAAATGATGAAGAGCACTATTCAAAATGCACTTAAAAAAGCATTTTCTCCTGAATTCTTAAACAGACTTGATGATGTAATTGTATTTAATTCTCTTGAAAGAGAGCATATACATAAGATTATCGATATTACATTAATGAAACTTTTCAGTCGACTTAATGTATTAGGTTACGAAATCGAGCTTACAACCCCTGCAAAAGATTTCCTTTCAGATAAAGGTTATGATCCGCAATATGGAGCTAGACCGCTCAACAGAGCAATTCAAAAGTATCTAGAAGATCCTATTGCTGAAGAGTTGCTTAAAAATGAAATTTCTGAAGGAGATACTATTATAGCCGATTATGATGGTGAATCAGCAGTACTGAATTTAACATTAAAGAAAGCTAATAAAGCAGAGACAGAATAA